Proteins from a genomic interval of Sphingobacterium sp. SYP-B4668:
- the ctlX gene encoding citrulline utilization hydrolase CtlX: MKQTTDTILMIRPCSFRKNEQTSINNYFQNEIQGWSNEQINEAAQQEFDDFVHLLQLHNINVIVVQDYGQEDTPDSIFPNNWISFHEDGKIVHYPMFAPNRRLERKLDLQTPLKKAFFHMTDIWDLTEAEERQEFLEGTGSLVLDREHRKAYCSLSPRTNSGLVHHFCLEMGYTPILFESFQSVGDIRLPIYHSNVMMTIGNHFAILCADAIDNNMQRKLVIDHLHQDNKEIVFITEQQAAQFAGNVLQVLSRTGDAAIVMSDQAYHSLLPIQIDMLAQYGTLLKSPLDVIETCGGGSARCMMAEVFLPNTKY; the protein is encoded by the coding sequence ATGAAACAAACCACAGACACCATCCTAATGATTCGCCCCTGCTCTTTCCGAAAGAACGAACAGACCTCCATTAACAACTACTTCCAAAATGAAATTCAAGGCTGGTCCAATGAACAGATCAATGAGGCGGCGCAACAAGAGTTTGACGATTTTGTGCATCTACTACAGCTTCACAATATTAACGTAATTGTGGTCCAAGACTACGGTCAAGAAGATACACCCGACAGCATTTTCCCAAATAATTGGATCTCTTTCCATGAGGACGGAAAAATTGTACACTACCCTATGTTTGCGCCTAATCGACGCCTCGAGCGCAAGTTAGATCTCCAAACACCTTTAAAAAAGGCATTCTTTCATATGACAGATATCTGGGACTTAACTGAGGCCGAAGAACGCCAAGAGTTTTTAGAGGGTACAGGCAGTCTCGTCTTAGACCGTGAGCATCGGAAGGCATATTGCTCATTATCTCCTCGGACCAATAGCGGGTTGGTACATCACTTTTGCCTAGAGATGGGGTATACGCCCATCCTATTCGAATCCTTCCAATCAGTAGGGGACATACGCCTGCCCATCTACCACAGCAATGTCATGATGACCATCGGCAATCACTTTGCCATCCTATGCGCTGACGCAATAGACAACAATATGCAGCGCAAGCTTGTGATAGACCATCTACACCAAGACAACAAGGAGATTGTCTTCATCACCGAGCAGCAAGCTGCCCAATTTGCAGGGAATGTGCTTCAGGTCCTATCTCGAACAGGAGATGCTGCCATCGTTATGAGCGACCAGGCCTACCACAGCCTTTTGCCCATCCAGATTGATATGCTTGCACAGTATGGCACCTTGCTCAAAAGCCCATTAGATGTTATAGAAACCTGTGGTGGCGGAAGCGCAAGATGTATGATGGCAGAAGTATTTCTGCCTAATACAAAATACTGA
- the bshC gene encoding bacillithiol biosynthesis cysteine-adding enzyme BshC — MKATYIDYRDTNSFSKTLIAYLENNPELQEFYGNKPNLEGFGKQIDQKNGFKYRALLVDQLREQYGDLLPESTAVSSNLSILLSENTYTVTTGHQLNIFTGPLYFIFKIMTAIRLAADLKKAYPDKNFVPVYWMATEDHDFEEINHTRVFGKKIAWDTPTVSATGRMDTSSIDDAVKQYKAILGLSDNSCKLNAKVDGAYLKFGNLADATRAFVHSLFQEYGLVIIDADRAAFKEVFKPIIKEDILGEKSYSAIQRTSDNLEKLGFSAQVQSREINFFYLTDSFRERIVRTDDGRYEVLHQGLYFTEEELLQEIDAHPERFSPNVVMRPMYEEVILPNLAYIGGGAEIVYWLQLKANFDQYGIDFPILVPRNSAMITDDTIAGKIYRLDLTFKSIFKPILTLKNDYVRRQTKHRLNLNDEWMELNAIFGKIKLRAHKIDPSLGPSTDAVKARLKKAIKNLEKKLLKAEKRNHGEALTQLERVKEKLFPGGGLQERTENFALLYVKYGDDLFEELYKHFNPLDFKFSILY, encoded by the coding sequence ATGAAAGCAACTTATATAGATTACCGAGATACCAATAGTTTTTCGAAGACACTCATTGCTTATTTAGAGAATAACCCCGAACTCCAAGAATTCTATGGAAATAAGCCCAATCTGGAAGGCTTTGGGAAACAGATCGATCAAAAGAATGGATTTAAATACCGGGCTTTATTGGTTGATCAGTTGCGAGAACAATACGGCGATCTATTACCTGAAAGCACAGCGGTAAGCAGCAATCTGTCGATCCTGCTGAGCGAAAACACCTATACCGTCACGACGGGGCATCAGCTTAATATTTTTACGGGACCCCTGTATTTTATTTTCAAGATTATGACGGCTATTCGATTGGCTGCGGATCTTAAAAAGGCCTATCCAGATAAGAATTTTGTTCCTGTTTATTGGATGGCGACTGAAGACCACGATTTTGAGGAAATCAATCATACTCGAGTATTCGGGAAAAAGATTGCTTGGGATACCCCCACCGTGTCAGCAACGGGGCGTATGGACACATCTTCAATAGATGATGCGGTCAAACAGTATAAAGCAATCTTAGGTTTGTCCGACAATTCTTGTAAGCTAAATGCCAAGGTGGATGGGGCTTACCTGAAGTTCGGCAATTTGGCGGATGCTACTCGTGCATTTGTGCATAGTTTGTTCCAAGAGTATGGGCTTGTCATCATCGATGCTGACAGGGCGGCTTTTAAGGAAGTTTTTAAACCTATTATCAAAGAGGATATCTTGGGAGAAAAGAGCTACTCGGCTATTCAACGGACTTCCGATAACCTTGAGAAGCTGGGCTTTTCTGCACAAGTACAATCTCGCGAAATCAACTTTTTCTATTTAACAGACTCTTTTAGGGAACGTATTGTAAGAACTGATGACGGACGCTATGAAGTATTGCATCAGGGGCTATATTTTACAGAGGAGGAGCTTTTGCAGGAGATCGATGCGCACCCAGAGCGATTCAGTCCCAACGTGGTCATGCGACCGATGTATGAGGAAGTGATTCTTCCCAATTTGGCCTATATTGGAGGTGGAGCTGAGATTGTATATTGGCTACAGCTTAAAGCAAATTTCGATCAATATGGTATTGATTTTCCAATCCTTGTTCCACGAAATTCGGCTATGATCACGGATGATACGATTGCTGGGAAAATATACCGTTTGGACTTGACTTTCAAAAGTATATTCAAGCCGATCCTGACCTTGAAAAACGATTATGTTCGACGGCAGACAAAGCATCGCTTGAATCTAAACGATGAGTGGATGGAGTTGAATGCTATCTTCGGTAAAATCAAATTGAGGGCGCACAAGATTGACCCAAGCTTAGGCCCGAGTACAGATGCCGTCAAAGCTAGATTGAAAAAAGCGATTAAAAATTTGGAGAAGAAGCTTTTAAAAGCAGAAAAGCGAAACCATGGAGAAGCTCTTACCCAGCTAGAGCGCGTCAAGGAAAAGCTGTTCCCGGGTGGGGGCTTGCAGGAACGGACCGAGAATTTTGCGCTTCTATATGTCAAATATGGAGACGACTTGTTTGAAGAACTTTATAAGCATTTTAACCCATTAGATTTCAAATTCAGTATTTTGTATTAG
- the rpmG gene encoding 50S ribosomal protein L33 — MAKKGNRVQVILECTEHKESGLPGMSRYITTKNKKNTTERLELKKFNPVLRKVTVHKEIK, encoded by the coding sequence ATGGCTAAAAAAGGAAATAGAGTACAAGTAATCTTAGAATGTACTGAGCACAAAGAAAGTGGTCTTCCGGGAATGTCTCGTTATATCACGACAAAAAACAAAAAGAACACAACTGAGCGTCTTGAATTGAAAAAATTCAATCCAGTATTGAGAAAAGTTACTGTTCACAAGGAAATTAAATAA
- a CDS encoding DUF4295 domain-containing protein: MAKKAVASLQKGGGKEFTKVIITSRSAKTGAYTFKESMIHNDKVKDALAAASK, encoded by the coding sequence ATGGCAAAGAAAGCAGTTGCATCGTTACAAAAAGGTGGCGGTAAAGAATTTACAAAGGTTATTATTACTTCTCGTTCTGCAAAAACTGGAGCTTACACTTTCAAAGAGAGCATGATTCACAATGATAAAGTGAAAGATGCATTAGCTGCAGCATCTAAATAA
- the rpmB gene encoding 50S ribosomal protein L28, translated as MSRICDLTGKTALNGYRVSNSNAKTKRKFYPNLQTKRFFIPEENRWITLKVSTSAIKTINKNGITAAINKFIKNGSI; from the coding sequence ATGTCAAGAATTTGTGATTTAACAGGCAAGACGGCATTAAACGGTTACCGCGTATCTAATTCGAACGCAAAAACCAAACGTAAATTTTATCCAAACCTTCAAACAAAGCGTTTCTTCATTCCAGAGGAAAATCGTTGGATTACGTTAAAAGTTTCAACTTCCGCAATCAAAACTATCAACAAGAACGGCATTACAGCTGCCATTAATAAATTTATTAAAAACGGATCTATTTAA
- a CDS encoding DUF4359 domain-containing protein, whose amino-acid sequence MKNKNRYIALVLLAIIGTAILTNPPREKHEQMIADKAKQLLKEQLRYEHQEAIEFGMQLFGDQLVKRFMKDNVRIDNYYLFSTTRVRWQSQEAVIGIGAFGNIWFSSKVDEKITEVISVLKKI is encoded by the coding sequence ATGAAAAACAAAAACAGATATATTGCGCTAGTTCTTCTCGCTATCATTGGCACAGCAATACTCACTAATCCTCCTCGTGAAAAACACGAACAAATGATTGCAGACAAAGCCAAGCAACTCCTAAAAGAACAATTGCGCTATGAACATCAAGAGGCTATCGAATTTGGCATGCAACTCTTTGGCGACCAGCTCGTCAAACGATTCATGAAAGATAATGTTCGAATTGACAACTACTACCTATTTTCTACCACTAGAGTCCGTTGGCAGAGTCAAGAAGCTGTCATCGGTATTGGAGCATTTGGCAACATCTGGTTCAGTAGTAAGGTCGACGAAAAAATTACCGAAGTCATATCTGTACTCAAAAAAATATAA
- a CDS encoding DUF6929 family protein produces the protein MNSFLLEIFCRIMGISAASGLVHHQSHLYLIADNSQYIYDYDINARTLNKHPLVKSPNISETNAKKDKLDLEAIGMHQDTLFLFGSGSTTKRNTLLRVAYTADFQTEQQDLYECYQRLQKEAQISAEDFNIEGAIITSERILLFNRGNGPAKKNVVFEIIGSDLSGTIRWKEVPLPKIKTIETGFTDAILHAGRIYFIAAAEDANSTYLDGEIGGSIFGIMDAESFDIVQTMEISQTHKMEGITFLEEDEKSIQFLLCEDRDEDNKQTVISKLTISK, from the coding sequence ATGAATAGTTTTTTATTAGAGATTTTTTGTAGAATTATGGGTATCAGCGCCGCATCGGGACTGGTACATCACCAATCACATCTGTATTTAATAGCAGACAACAGTCAGTACATCTATGACTATGATATCAATGCTCGAACACTTAACAAACATCCACTAGTCAAGTCTCCAAATATTAGTGAAACCAATGCGAAAAAGGACAAATTGGATCTCGAAGCCATCGGTATGCATCAAGACACCCTATTTCTCTTCGGTTCTGGTTCGACAACGAAGCGGAATACCCTTTTGCGCGTGGCCTATACGGCTGACTTCCAAACCGAGCAACAAGACCTGTACGAATGTTATCAACGGTTACAAAAAGAAGCACAAATATCTGCCGAAGACTTTAATATTGAAGGAGCGATTATTACCTCAGAACGAATACTTCTCTTCAACAGGGGAAATGGCCCTGCCAAGAAGAATGTGGTCTTTGAAATCATCGGTTCGGACCTTAGTGGTACCATACGCTGGAAGGAAGTCCCTCTTCCTAAGATAAAAACAATCGAAACAGGTTTTACCGATGCAATCCTGCATGCTGGTCGCATCTACTTTATTGCAGCTGCGGAAGATGCTAATTCGACATACTTAGACGGCGAAATTGGCGGCTCCATCTTCGGCATAATGGATGCAGAGAGCTTTGACATCGTTCAAACTATGGAAATATCTCAAACGCATAAGATGGAAGGCATTACCTTTTTGGAAGAAGATGAAAAGTCAATCCAATTCCTCCTATGCGAAGATAGAGACGAAGACAATAAACAGACCGTCATCAGCAAACTCACCATATCTAAATAG
- a CDS encoding DUF2614 family zinc ribbon-containing protein, whose amino-acid sequence MNKYLRRGLLLSILGIFIVYGGYIMMNSEIKLYKVAMILGVLVFSWGFVTIVYSLIRKIERKSIIDARHEEEEKENR is encoded by the coding sequence ATGAACAAATATTTAAGAAGAGGGCTTTTACTATCCATATTGGGTATATTCATCGTTTATGGAGGCTATATAATGATGAACAGTGAAATCAAGCTATATAAAGTAGCCATGATTTTGGGTGTGCTCGTATTCAGTTGGGGATTTGTAACAATCGTATATAGCCTTATCCGGAAAATAGAAAGGAAAAGTATAATAGACGCTAGGCACGAAGAAGAAGAAAAGGAAAATCGATAA
- a CDS encoding DUF4112 domain-containing protein yields the protein MKKTLGPEQKRMQIDQDFKWVEKVSWLMDNQFQVGNARFGLDPLLNLIPFGGSVVTFSTSLVLVFVMWRNGVSSKAVVKMLINVMVDTILGAIPFLGNIFDFFNKANQKNVKILKEHYYDGKHQGSGIWLLLLVLGILILICILMVYLLWVATAWFFSLLF from the coding sequence ATGAAAAAGACGCTCGGTCCCGAACAGAAGAGAATGCAAATCGACCAAGACTTTAAATGGGTCGAAAAGGTTTCTTGGTTAATGGACAATCAATTCCAAGTTGGAAATGCTCGATTTGGTCTTGATCCGTTATTAAATCTCATCCCTTTTGGAGGGAGCGTCGTTACTTTTTCCACCTCCCTCGTCTTAGTATTCGTGATGTGGCGCAATGGTGTAAGCTCCAAGGCTGTCGTCAAAATGCTAATTAACGTCATGGTGGACACCATACTAGGGGCAATCCCTTTCTTAGGCAACATCTTTGATTTCTTCAACAAAGCCAATCAAAAAAATGTAAAGATTTTAAAAGAACACTATTACGATGGTAAACACCAAGGCTCCGGAATATGGTTATTATTACTTGTGCTGGGCATCTTAATACTTATCTGTATACTCATGGTATATCTTTTATGGGTAGCTACAGCTTGGTTTTTTAGTCTTCTTTTCTAA
- the ftsY gene encoding signal recognition particle-docking protein FtsY, translating to MGLFDFFKKKQDTPEAQEALDKGLEKTKEGFFSKITKAVVGKTTVDDDVLDELEEILVTSDVGVSTTLKIIDRIQARVARDKYINTSELNSILKEEIQALLAENNSADFENFEYGNHRPYVIMVVGVNGVGKTTTIGKLAHQLKAAGNKVVLGAADTFRAAAVDQLQLWGERVGVRVVAQPMGSDPASVAFDTIKSAVANGDDVAIIDTAGRLHNKVGLMNELGKIKNVMQKVIPGAPHEILLVLDASTGQNAIEQCTQFTQATDVNALALTKLDGTAKGGVVIGISDQFKIPVKYIGVGEKINDLQLFNKKEFVDSLFKGSAM from the coding sequence ATGGGATTATTTGATTTTTTCAAAAAGAAGCAAGACACTCCTGAAGCTCAAGAAGCTTTGGACAAAGGGTTGGAAAAGACTAAAGAGGGTTTTTTCTCAAAAATTACAAAAGCAGTAGTTGGAAAGACCACTGTGGATGATGATGTCCTGGATGAGCTAGAAGAGATTTTGGTGACATCGGATGTGGGAGTGAGTACAACGTTGAAGATTATTGATCGCATACAGGCACGTGTAGCAAGAGATAAGTATATCAATACGTCTGAATTAAACAGCATCCTCAAAGAGGAAATACAGGCGTTATTGGCGGAGAATAATAGCGCAGACTTCGAAAATTTCGAATATGGAAACCATAGGCCGTATGTGATTATGGTGGTAGGTGTTAATGGAGTTGGGAAGACCACGACGATCGGTAAGCTGGCTCACCAACTTAAGGCAGCAGGAAATAAGGTGGTGTTGGGTGCCGCAGATACTTTTCGAGCGGCGGCGGTTGATCAATTGCAGTTGTGGGGTGAGCGTGTCGGGGTGAGGGTCGTTGCACAGCCGATGGGGTCTGACCCTGCTTCAGTAGCTTTTGACACGATCAAATCGGCAGTAGCTAATGGAGATGATGTCGCTATCATTGATACCGCAGGACGCCTTCATAATAAAGTGGGGTTGATGAATGAGCTGGGTAAGATCAAAAATGTGATGCAGAAGGTAATCCCAGGCGCTCCTCATGAGATTTTGTTGGTGCTCGACGCGTCAACAGGACAAAATGCAATCGAACAATGTACGCAGTTTACACAAGCTACTGATGTGAACGCTTTGGCATTGACCAAGCTTGATGGAACAGCAAAGGGAGGGGTAGTGATTGGTATTTCAGACCAGTTCAAGATTCCTGTTAAATACATCGGGGTAGGCGAGAAGATTAACGATTTACAATTATTCAATAAAAAAGAGTTTGTAGACTCCTTGTTTAAAGGTTCTGCAATGTAA
- a CDS encoding pseudouridine synthase, translating into MLDILYQDAEIVAINKPHGLLVHQSPIARDADVFALQLLRDQLHQKVYPAHRLDRKTGGILLFSLTKEMDRALQSLFQNREMDKSYLTIVRGFTQDSGEIDYPLKKENGEEQDALTLFSTLSQVEVDIPSGKFETSRYSLVEANPETGRMHQLRKHFAHIFHPILGDRPHGCNKQNKLWKDRFGMDTMMLHASRLAFIHPSSGQQVTIEAPLLPEFERVISILKFPK; encoded by the coding sequence ATGTTAGATATTCTCTATCAAGATGCGGAAATCGTAGCCATCAATAAGCCCCACGGATTACTGGTCCACCAATCTCCCATAGCCCGCGACGCTGATGTATTTGCTTTACAGCTCCTCCGGGACCAACTCCATCAAAAAGTATATCCTGCCCATCGCTTGGATAGAAAAACGGGCGGGATCCTCCTTTTCTCCTTAACCAAAGAGATGGATCGCGCGCTGCAGTCACTTTTTCAAAACCGGGAAATGGACAAGTCTTACCTAACAATTGTCAGAGGATTTACCCAAGATAGCGGCGAGATAGACTATCCTCTAAAAAAAGAAAATGGTGAAGAACAAGATGCACTGACCCTGTTTAGTACCCTGTCCCAGGTCGAAGTCGACATCCCCTCCGGTAAATTTGAAACCTCCAGATACTCACTAGTCGAAGCCAACCCAGAGACAGGACGTATGCATCAATTGAGAAAACACTTTGCACACATCTTCCATCCTATCCTAGGCGATAGACCACATGGGTGCAACAAACAAAACAAACTCTGGAAAGATAGATTTGGGATGGATACTATGATGCTGCATGCCTCCCGTCTGGCCTTTATTCACCCGAGCAGTGGTCAACAGGTTACCATCGAAGCCCCGCTACTTCCCGAGTTTGAGCGAGTTATTTCCATTCTAAAGTTTCCCAAATAG
- a CDS encoding SIMPL domain-containing protein — MKKIILSILILGMMGTTYAQQQIADNLRKVSTKGKAEREVTPDIIHLSVSLREYYLEGNTKKKVTIETLEKQLYDAALANGIKKEDFTIQNIWSYNPNDSKKKKNSELLQSRQYTLKVTDLSKLNTLFDDVDPKGLQNTAINEYDYSDKKELEKQLKVEAVNDAKINATILASAAGDKVGKALVINDNTNFNFNNFVPNVRAMAFKSADAMGGAAEQESLDIDIKPIKIYCEIDIVFELL; from the coding sequence ATGAAGAAAATTATTTTGAGCATTTTAATCTTAGGAATGATGGGTACAACCTATGCACAACAACAAATTGCGGATAATCTGCGCAAGGTATCGACAAAAGGGAAGGCGGAAAGAGAGGTGACGCCTGACATCATACACCTTTCTGTGTCTCTAAGAGAATATTACCTAGAAGGTAACACCAAGAAAAAAGTCACCATCGAAACTTTGGAAAAACAACTGTATGACGCAGCTTTGGCCAATGGCATCAAAAAAGAAGACTTTACCATTCAAAATATCTGGAGTTACAACCCTAATGACAGTAAGAAAAAGAAAAATTCAGAACTGCTACAGTCCCGTCAATACACCCTCAAAGTCACTGATCTTTCCAAATTAAACACACTCTTTGACGATGTAGACCCCAAAGGACTTCAAAATACCGCTATCAATGAATATGATTATTCTGATAAAAAAGAACTCGAAAAACAACTAAAAGTGGAGGCGGTCAACGATGCCAAAATCAATGCAACGATACTGGCATCGGCAGCAGGAGACAAAGTGGGTAAAGCCTTGGTCATTAATGACAATACAAATTTCAACTTCAACAACTTTGTGCCAAATGTTCGCGCTATGGCGTTCAAATCTGCTGATGCAATGGGTGGTGCAGCAGAGCAAGAAAGTCTAGATATCGACATCAAACCAATCAAGATATACTGCGAGATTGATATCGTATTCGAATTGCTATAA
- a CDS encoding cold-shock protein, whose protein sequence is MQEGVVKFFNEAKGFGFIVPNSGEGEIFVHVTGLIDKIRENDNVSYEVEQGRKGLNAVNVKVI, encoded by the coding sequence ATGCAAGAAGGAGTAGTAAAATTCTTTAATGAAGCCAAAGGTTTCGGTTTCATCGTTCCAAATTCTGGTGAAGGAGAAATCTTTGTTCACGTTACAGGATTAATTGACAAAATTCGTGAAAATGACAACGTTTCTTACGAAGTAGAACAAGGCCGTAAAGGTCTTAATGCGGTAAATGTAAAAGTTATCTAG
- the recO gene encoding DNA repair protein RecO, which translates to MLHKTKGIALKLTNYSESSVVIQIYTESFGLQSYLVNGAKKPRAKIRANIFQPLHLLDLIVYHKDNGNLNRIAEATQSPPLLHLPYDIVKSSIAIFLNEVLYKSLKQQQHDGFLFNFIFQSIRYLDETNHNLANFHLVFLIKLSMFLGFLPQLRKTVLPYFDLREGTFTSMLPAHSNVLQQPHTDIFHQLIGATYETAAAIKINKDDRAVLLDKVLDFYNIHVSNFGEINSIYILEEVFRA; encoded by the coding sequence ATGCTCCATAAGACAAAAGGTATTGCACTAAAGCTCACAAACTACTCCGAAAGCAGTGTCGTCATTCAAATATACACCGAAAGCTTCGGCCTGCAGTCATATTTGGTTAATGGTGCAAAAAAACCAAGGGCAAAGATTCGAGCCAACATCTTCCAACCCCTTCACCTCCTAGACCTTATTGTCTACCATAAAGACAACGGCAATCTGAATCGGATAGCTGAGGCGACGCAATCTCCCCCACTTCTACACTTACCCTACGATATTGTAAAAAGCTCCATTGCTATCTTTCTAAATGAGGTTCTTTACAAATCCTTGAAACAACAGCAACACGACGGCTTTCTATTTAATTTCATCTTTCAGTCTATCCGATACCTAGACGAAACTAATCACAATTTGGCCAATTTTCATCTCGTTTTCTTAATTAAGCTAAGTATGTTCTTGGGTTTTCTACCGCAGTTGAGAAAAACCGTACTTCCCTACTTTGACCTTAGAGAGGGGACTTTCACCAGCATGCTTCCTGCGCACTCCAATGTATTGCAACAGCCTCATACCGATATCTTTCATCAACTCATTGGTGCTACCTACGAAACTGCAGCAGCAATTAAGATAAATAAAGACGATCGTGCAGTATTACTGGATAAAGTGTTGGACTTTTATAACATCCATGTTTCCAATTTTGGGGAAATAAACTCCATCTATATTTTGGAGGAAGTTTTTAGAGCATAG
- the rimO gene encoding 30S ribosomal protein S12 methylthiotransferase RimO, which produces MKTKFVKPAEKKQQPRVNVVTLGCSKNIHDSEVLMGQLKGNQMEVVHEASNIQDNDIVVINTCGFIDNAKQESIDTILQYSELKEQGKINKVIVTGCLSERYKPELQAEIPNVDAYFGTNDLPELLSTIGADYRHELVGERMLSTPSHFSYFKIAEGCNRPCSFCAIPLMRGKHVSKSIEDLVKEAKYLASNGTKELILIAQDLTYYGLDIYGKRNLSDLLRHLSDVDGVDWIRLQYAYPSGFPMDILEAMSERSNICNYLDMPLQHISDNMLKSMRRGTTKQKQIDLVNQIRDKVPDIALRTTLICGYPGETEADFQEMLEWVEETRFDRLGCFTYSHEEKTHAYSLEDNVADEVKESRVEQIMEVQQGISYEINQEKVGKTFKVLIDKVDGDYFVGRTEFDSPEVDNEVLIAAKNTYARIGDFVNVKVDRAEDFDLYGTIVK; this is translated from the coding sequence ATGAAGACAAAATTTGTAAAGCCTGCTGAAAAGAAGCAGCAACCAAGAGTGAATGTGGTGACGTTGGGATGTTCAAAGAACATTCATGACAGTGAGGTATTGATGGGCCAATTAAAAGGCAATCAAATGGAGGTCGTTCACGAGGCTTCTAATATTCAGGATAATGATATCGTCGTTATCAATACTTGTGGATTTATCGATAATGCTAAGCAGGAATCAATAGATACAATCCTTCAGTATAGTGAATTGAAGGAACAAGGGAAAATCAACAAGGTTATTGTAACAGGGTGCTTATCGGAGCGATATAAACCGGAGTTGCAAGCTGAAATCCCAAATGTAGACGCGTATTTCGGAACGAATGACCTTCCGGAATTGCTATCTACTATCGGAGCGGACTATCGCCATGAATTGGTAGGTGAGCGCATGTTGTCTACGCCCTCACACTTTTCTTATTTTAAGATTGCAGAGGGATGTAATCGCCCGTGTTCGTTTTGCGCGATTCCGCTGATGCGGGGCAAGCATGTCTCGAAGTCTATTGAGGATTTGGTCAAAGAGGCTAAATACTTAGCTTCGAATGGAACAAAGGAGCTTATTCTAATTGCGCAGGATTTGACCTACTATGGGTTGGATATATATGGCAAACGTAATCTTTCGGATCTGCTCCGTCATCTATCTGACGTAGATGGTGTGGATTGGATACGTTTACAATATGCTTATCCTTCGGGATTCCCGATGGATATCCTAGAAGCAATGTCCGAGCGCTCCAATATTTGCAACTATCTGGATATGCCTCTTCAGCATATTTCGGATAATATGCTTAAATCTATGCGTAGAGGTACCACTAAACAGAAGCAGATAGATTTGGTCAATCAAATTCGTGATAAAGTGCCCGATATTGCTTTGCGAACAACTTTGATTTGTGGCTATCCCGGAGAGACAGAAGCCGATTTTCAGGAAATGTTGGAATGGGTAGAAGAGACTCGTTTCGATAGGCTAGGGTGCTTCACATACTCGCATGAAGAGAAGACCCATGCTTATTCATTGGAGGATAATGTTGCGGATGAGGTAAAGGAGTCAAGGGTTGAACAAATCATGGAGGTGCAGCAGGGGATATCTTACGAAATCAATCAAGAGAAAGTTGGTAAGACATTTAAGGTGTTGATTGATAAGGTGGATGGCGATTATTTTGTGGGACGTACTGAATTCGACTCTCCAGAAGTCGACAATGAGGTATTGATCGCTGCTAAGAATACCTATGCACGGATTGGAGACTTCGTAAATGTGAAAGTGGATCGTGCAGAAGATTTTGATCTTTATGGGACTATTGTCAAATAA